In Streptomyces sp. NBC_00448, the following are encoded in one genomic region:
- a CDS encoding dihydrofolate reductase family protein yields MAQLLRVQNFTVSADGVAAGEDQTLERPFGHVDPGKMFSWAGATASWPMRTDSGGSRGLDDYLTRDFSHNIGAEIMGRNKFGPQRGPWQDHEWQGWWGDEPPFHTPVFVMTHHERPSFTLSDTTFHFVDADPATVLARAREAAGDRDVRLGGGVTTIREFLDADLVDTLHVAVSPVKFGTGLRLWESPDELLDRFHLDVVPSPSGVTHHLFWHK; encoded by the coding sequence ATGGCCCAGTTGCTTCGCGTGCAGAACTTCACCGTCTCCGCCGACGGGGTCGCCGCCGGGGAGGACCAGACCCTGGAGCGGCCGTTCGGCCATGTCGATCCCGGGAAGATGTTCTCCTGGGCCGGCGCCACGGCGAGCTGGCCGATGCGCACCGACTCCGGGGGCAGCCGCGGGCTGGACGACTACCTCACCCGGGACTTCAGCCACAACATCGGCGCCGAGATCATGGGCCGTAACAAGTTCGGGCCCCAGCGCGGGCCCTGGCAGGACCACGAGTGGCAGGGCTGGTGGGGCGACGAACCCCCGTTCCACACCCCGGTGTTCGTCATGACCCACCACGAGCGTCCCTCGTTCACCCTCTCCGACACCACGTTCCACTTCGTCGACGCCGACCCGGCCACGGTCCTCGCGCGGGCCCGCGAGGCGGCGGGGGACAGGGACGTCCGGCTCGGCGGCGGGGTCACCACCATCCGGGAGTTCCTCGACGCCGACCTCGTCGACACCCTGCACGTCGCCGTCTCGCCGGTGAAGTTCGGGACCGGGCTGCGCCTCTGGGAGTCGCCCGACGAACTCCTCGACCGCTTCCACCTGGACGTCGTCCCCAGCCCGAGCGGGGTGACGCACCATCTCTTCTGGCACAAGTAG
- a CDS encoding right-handed parallel beta-helix repeat-containing protein has protein sequence MSRSDASAPSRRRALTGLGLAAGAALTTTLAATSAPAATPTGALPVLQPGDDWAAVLAATPQIQLLPGATYTLAAAVALPDGCHIQGNGATVTVADDTTGALTATGRSTITVTGVRFLGRAGNPLDTAPSFHHVAVALTRSTDIRISDCDFTNWRGAGVTVDGSSADDYFAYRVKLTGNAFLNCYFGVSAADRSEYSQLTANSFAYCRLAIWNSSGNWTIHGNSVVGCHGAYYSFARTSPYGALTSDNWAHGSLTGNTFNHSNGGAGELWNAGTAFPIGGTSQDPGSGVVVSGVLPPTFTGNTLWYTDVSATDLAGTRWLLSGNTFSNLTITCTGTTPVALAGTQSNGAANAPTLTGNVKDLFAALY, from the coding sequence ATGAGCCGTTCCGACGCAAGCGCCCCGTCCCGCCGCCGGGCCCTGACCGGGCTCGGCCTGGCCGCGGGCGCGGCACTGACCACCACGCTGGCCGCCACCTCCGCCCCGGCCGCCACGCCGACCGGGGCGCTCCCCGTGCTGCAACCCGGCGACGACTGGGCGGCGGTCCTCGCCGCGACCCCGCAGATCCAGCTCCTGCCCGGCGCGACCTACACCCTCGCCGCCGCCGTCGCACTCCCCGACGGTTGCCACATCCAGGGCAACGGCGCCACGGTCACGGTCGCCGACGACACCACCGGCGCGCTCACCGCCACCGGCAGGAGCACGATCACCGTCACCGGCGTGCGCTTCCTCGGCCGCGCCGGCAACCCCCTCGACACCGCGCCGTCCTTCCACCACGTCGCCGTCGCGCTGACCCGCAGCACCGACATACGCATCAGCGACTGCGACTTCACCAACTGGCGCGGCGCCGGCGTCACCGTCGACGGGTCCAGCGCCGACGACTACTTCGCCTACCGGGTCAAGCTCACCGGCAACGCCTTCCTCAACTGCTACTTCGGCGTGTCCGCGGCCGACCGCAGCGAGTACTCCCAGCTGACCGCGAACAGCTTTGCCTACTGCCGGCTGGCCATCTGGAACTCCTCCGGCAACTGGACCATCCACGGCAACAGCGTCGTCGGCTGCCACGGCGCCTACTACTCCTTCGCCCGGACCAGCCCCTACGGCGCCCTGACCTCCGACAACTGGGCGCACGGCAGCCTGACCGGCAACACCTTCAACCACTCCAACGGCGGTGCCGGGGAACTGTGGAACGCCGGCACCGCCTTCCCGATCGGCGGCACCAGCCAGGACCCCGGCAGCGGCGTCGTCGTCAGCGGCGTGCTGCCGCCCACCTTCACCGGCAACACCCTCTGGTACACCGACGTCTCCGCCACCGACCTCGCCGGCACCCGCTGGCTGCTGTCCGGCAACACCTTCTCCAACCTCACGATCACCTGCACCGGCACCACCCCCGTCGCGCTCGCCGGCACCCAGTCCAACGGCGCCGCCAACGCCCCCACCCTGACCGGCAACGTCAAGGACCTCTTCGCCGCCCTCTACTGA
- a CDS encoding serine hydrolase domain-containing protein, translating to MPSRSTGAKRRSLVVAAAAVALASTVFASGSAGAAPATALPAPDYTGLQQALQNVVTAGAPGAFALVSDRGGAGGTASAGTGDLAAQTPVDPAGEFRIGSITKNFDAVLTLQLVAAHQVDLDAPAAGYLPSGVLPADSPITVRELLDHTSGLYDYTNDLPGILVGDTVTGFQQFRDETFDPADQVADALTHGLQFTPGTQYQYSNTNFVVLGLLIEHVTGKPFAENLQQRVLRPAGMTDTRYVVPATGLGGPHATGYLTQDDRSKPLFDATEQTASWIGTAGAAISDTADLNKYWRALTGGTLLPATQLAQMETMHPENTAGTSSYGLGMREYTLSCGTQVYGHDGIVQGYQTYSYTTVDGARQVTISANASNNSTVFAAERAALDPVFCGTPANSAATRQASADSAHVAQEETTGVAPEAIRE from the coding sequence GTGCCTTCTCGATCCACCGGTGCCAAGCGCCGCTCCCTCGTCGTGGCGGCCGCCGCGGTTGCCCTCGCCTCGACCGTGTTCGCGTCGGGCTCGGCGGGCGCCGCCCCGGCGACCGCCCTGCCCGCGCCCGACTACACGGGCCTGCAACAGGCGTTGCAGAACGTCGTCACCGCCGGCGCGCCCGGCGCGTTCGCGCTCGTGAGCGACCGCGGGGGAGCCGGCGGCACGGCCAGTGCCGGGACCGGCGACCTCGCCGCCCAGACGCCGGTCGACCCCGCGGGGGAGTTCCGTATCGGCAGCATCACCAAGAACTTCGACGCCGTGCTCACCCTGCAACTCGTTGCCGCGCACCAGGTCGACCTCGACGCCCCCGCCGCCGGATACCTGCCCAGCGGGGTGCTGCCGGCCGACTCGCCGATCACGGTGCGCGAACTGCTCGACCACACCAGCGGGTTGTACGACTACACCAACGACCTGCCGGGCATTCTCGTGGGCGACACCGTCACCGGCTTCCAGCAGTTCCGCGACGAGACCTTCGACCCGGCCGACCAGGTCGCGGACGCGCTCACCCACGGGCTGCAGTTCACCCCCGGCACCCAGTACCAGTACTCCAACACGAACTTCGTGGTGCTCGGCCTGCTGATCGAGCACGTCACCGGCAAGCCCTTCGCCGAGAACCTCCAGCAGCGCGTGCTGCGGCCGGCCGGTATGACCGACACGCGGTACGTCGTGCCCGCAACGGGCCTCGGCGGCCCGCACGCCACCGGCTACCTCACCCAGGACGACCGCTCCAAGCCGCTCTTCGACGCGACCGAGCAGACCGCGTCGTGGATCGGGACCGCCGGCGCCGCCATCTCCGACACCGCGGACCTCAACAAGTACTGGCGGGCGCTGACCGGCGGCACCCTGCTGCCCGCGACGCAGCTCGCGCAGATGGAGACCATGCACCCGGAGAACACCGCCGGGACCTCGTCGTACGGCCTCGGCATGCGCGAGTACACCCTGTCCTGCGGCACCCAGGTGTACGGCCACGACGGCATCGTGCAGGGCTACCAGACCTACTCCTACACCACGGTCGACGGTGCGCGGCAGGTCACCATCTCGGCGAACGCGTCCAACAACTCGACGGTCTTCGCCGCCGAACGGGCCGCCCTGGACCCGGTGTTCTGCGGCACTCCGGCGAACTCCGCGGCGACGCGGCAGGCGTCCGCGGACTCCGCGCACGTCGCCCAGGAGGAGACCACCGGTGTCGCGCCGGAGGCGATCCGCGAGTAG
- a CDS encoding oxygenase MpaB family protein — translation MFGPDSQFHRFFDDPRWALAVVRATVLEAAHPQVGAALIDNSTFVAHPWRRLRNTLVSLQRMFGPDEHIRQREAARLNRLHARLSGTDAQNRAYDAMDPEVRAWVVATLFESSVTMCRLSGQPLDQATMARLYAEFLAYLAALGDTGGHLPPTLPEFWRYYDRVVEEELESTDAVRVILYKLFDHLPAPPLLDALPTVWAAGRALAGPVIGTITVASLPEPFRRRAGLPETPGAQTLMQGAYMAAGLARFLPEGWVRTESVTNLLYLTPDSDDPQAATLNALRDQVKRAGALFRLVVPLPGPRGHEHDEDLGPARGSEQDRDRERGPVRGEAGTRSAAEFFTEVLDQTGDGYLDWPDLAAMARELSSRLDLDEPEETRLYNAFAAWWKELQSDLDIDGDGRISAEEYAAAVPSLAGPALIRVAEVLFDVTDADGNQVIDAEEYRALFRTGFRRTMTDGEVRYSRSAFVQDFLSFMAGRARSTAYDPLLSEA, via the coding sequence CTGTTCGGCCCCGACTCGCAGTTCCACCGGTTCTTCGACGACCCGCGCTGGGCGCTGGCCGTGGTCAGGGCCACCGTGCTGGAGGCAGCCCACCCGCAGGTGGGTGCCGCCCTGATCGACAACTCGACGTTCGTCGCCCATCCGTGGCGGCGGCTGCGCAACACCCTCGTCAGCCTGCAGCGGATGTTCGGCCCCGACGAGCACATCCGGCAGCGGGAGGCCGCGCGCCTCAACCGCCTGCACGCCAGGCTGTCCGGCACCGACGCCCAGAACCGCGCCTACGACGCCATGGACCCCGAGGTCCGCGCCTGGGTGGTCGCCACGCTCTTCGAGAGCTCGGTCACCATGTGCCGGCTGAGCGGACAGCCGCTCGACCAGGCCACGATGGCGCGGCTGTACGCCGAATTCCTCGCGTACCTGGCCGCGTTGGGTGACACGGGCGGTCATCTGCCGCCCACCCTGCCGGAGTTCTGGCGGTACTACGACCGCGTGGTCGAGGAGGAGCTGGAGAGCACGGACGCGGTGCGCGTCATCCTCTACAAGCTCTTCGACCACCTTCCGGCGCCGCCCCTGCTGGACGCGCTGCCCACCGTGTGGGCCGCGGGCCGCGCGCTCGCCGGACCGGTGATCGGCACGATCACCGTGGCGTCCCTGCCGGAGCCGTTCCGCCGCCGGGCCGGGCTGCCCGAGACGCCGGGCGCCCAGACGCTGATGCAGGGTGCGTACATGGCGGCCGGCCTGGCCCGTTTCCTGCCCGAGGGCTGGGTGCGGACCGAGAGCGTCACCAACCTCCTCTACCTCACCCCGGACAGCGACGACCCCCAGGCGGCGACGCTCAACGCGCTGCGCGACCAGGTGAAGCGGGCCGGAGCGCTGTTCCGGCTGGTCGTGCCGCTGCCCGGGCCGCGCGGCCACGAGCACGACGAGGACCTCGGTCCCGCACGGGGAAGCGAGCAGGACCGGGACCGGGAGCGCGGTCCCGTACGGGGGGAGGCCGGGACCAGGAGCGCCGCCGAGTTCTTCACCGAGGTGCTGGACCAGACCGGCGACGGCTATCTGGACTGGCCCGATCTCGCCGCGATGGCACGGGAGTTGTCCTCCCGGCTCGATCTGGACGAGCCGGAGGAGACCCGGCTCTACAACGCCTTCGCCGCCTGGTGGAAGGAACTCCAGTCCGACCTCGACATCGACGGCGACGGCCGGATCAGCGCGGAGGAGTACGCCGCCGCGGTGCCGTCCCTCGCCGGGCCCGCGCTGATCCGTGTCGCCGAGGTGCTCTTCGACGTCACCGACGCGGACGGCAACCAGGTCATCGACGCGGAGGAGTACCGGGCGCTGTTCCGTACCGGATTCCGCCGCACCATGACGGACGGTGAAGTCCGGTACTCCCGAAGCGCGTTCGTGCAGGATTTCCTCTCCTTCATGGCGGGCCGGGCCCGCTCCACCGCCTACGACCCGCTCCTCAGCGAGGCGTAG
- a CDS encoding MmyB family transcriptional regulator, producing MYEPGRNLVRDVCLAREIRRLFPKWPEVAAQTAAALRAEGDPRDPETARLVDELTADADFRRLWARHEVRPSRDELKRFAHPVAGELAVRRQALTVAGAEGQVVIVHQTAPGSPSADALKRLSGAAGTR from the coding sequence ATGTACGAGCCCGGGCGCAACCTGGTCCGCGACGTGTGCCTCGCCCGCGAGATCCGCCGGCTGTTCCCGAAGTGGCCGGAGGTCGCCGCGCAGACCGCCGCCGCACTGCGCGCGGAGGGCGACCCGCGCGACCCCGAAACCGCCCGGCTCGTCGACGAGTTGACGGCGGACGCCGACTTCCGGCGGCTGTGGGCGCGGCACGAGGTCCGCCCGTCGCGCGACGAGCTCAAACGGTTCGCGCATCCGGTGGCCGGGGAGTTGGCGGTACGGCGGCAGGCGCTCACGGTCGCGGGCGCCGAGGGGCAGGTGGTCATCGTCCACCAGACGGCCCCGGGCAGCCCGTCCGCAGACGCCCTCAAGCGGCTGAGCGGCGCGGCGGGCACTCGCTGA
- a CDS encoding HAD family hydrolase, translating to MIKAVALDIGETLVSDSRFWAGWADWLGVPRHTVSALVGAVVSRGDDNADAIRLLRPGLDMDAAYAAREAAGRGEHLDETDLYPDVRPSLAALRQAGVRVVVAGNQTARAGQLLRDLDLPADGVATSGEWGVAKPDPAFFVRLLETTRTPAAETLYVGDHPANDIHPAKEAGLRTAHLRRGPWGHLWADDPRVVAAADFRVDSLTELAGLLQD from the coding sequence GTGATCAAAGCCGTCGCCCTCGACATCGGCGAAACCCTCGTGTCCGACAGCCGTTTCTGGGCCGGGTGGGCCGACTGGCTCGGCGTGCCCCGGCACACCGTCTCCGCGCTGGTGGGAGCGGTGGTGTCACGCGGCGACGACAACGCGGACGCCATAAGGCTGTTGCGACCCGGCCTGGACATGGACGCCGCCTACGCGGCCCGCGAAGCCGCCGGGCGGGGCGAACACCTCGACGAGACGGACCTCTACCCGGACGTACGGCCCTCGCTCGCCGCGCTGCGGCAGGCCGGCGTCCGGGTGGTGGTGGCGGGCAACCAGACCGCCAGGGCAGGGCAGTTGCTCCGCGACCTCGACCTGCCGGCGGACGGCGTCGCGACGTCGGGCGAGTGGGGCGTGGCCAAGCCCGACCCGGCGTTCTTCGTCCGCCTGCTGGAGACCACCCGCACACCGGCCGCCGAGACCCTCTACGTCGGCGACCACCCGGCCAACGACATCCACCCGGCCAAGGAAGCGGGCCTGCGCACCGCGCACTTGAGGCGCGGCCCGTGGGGGCACCTGTGGGCGGACGACCCGCGGGTGGTCGCGGCGGCGGACTTCCGGGTCGACTCGCTGACCGAACTCGCCGGCCTGCTCCAGGACTGA
- a CDS encoding ABC transporter ATP-binding protein, with translation MDEAAPTRLAAEEGAEAEADGSAEGGRERGGPVLPLVPTVVVDDLHVVYRIHTAGSGHSNAATALARMVLRRGSPNIHLVHAVRGVSFTAYRGEAIGIIGSNGSGKSTLLKAIAGLLPAERGRVYTEGQPSLLGVNAALMNDLTGGTNVVLGGLAMGMTQEEVQARYQQIVDFSGINDKGDFITLPMRTYSSGMAARLRFSIAAAKNHDVLMIDEALATGDRAFQKRSEERIRELREEAGTVFLVSHNNKSIRDTCDRVLWIEKGELLMDGPTDEVVDAYERS, from the coding sequence ATGGATGAGGCCGCGCCGACGCGGTTGGCGGCTGAGGAGGGGGCGGAGGCGGAGGCCGACGGGTCGGCCGAGGGCGGGAGGGAACGCGGGGGGCCGGTGCTTCCGCTCGTTCCGACGGTCGTGGTGGACGATTTGCACGTGGTGTACCGCATCCACACCGCGGGATCGGGCCACAGCAACGCGGCCACGGCGCTGGCCCGTATGGTGCTGCGGCGCGGCTCGCCCAACATCCACTTGGTGCACGCGGTGCGCGGCGTGTCGTTCACCGCGTATCGGGGCGAGGCCATCGGCATCATCGGGTCGAACGGCTCCGGCAAGTCCACGCTGCTCAAGGCGATCGCCGGACTGCTGCCGGCCGAGCGCGGCCGGGTCTACACCGAGGGCCAGCCGTCGCTGCTGGGGGTGAACGCCGCGCTGATGAACGACCTGACCGGGGGTACCAACGTGGTCCTCGGCGGTCTGGCGATGGGCATGACCCAGGAGGAGGTCCAGGCCCGCTACCAGCAGATCGTCGACTTCTCCGGCATCAACGACAAGGGCGACTTCATCACGCTGCCGATGCGCACGTACTCCTCCGGCATGGCGGCCAGGCTGCGCTTCTCGATCGCCGCCGCCAAGAACCACGACGTGCTGATGATCGACGAGGCACTGGCCACCGGCGACCGCGCGTTCCAGAAGCGCTCGGAGGAACGCATCCGGGAACTGCGCGAGGAGGCCGGCACCGTCTTCCTCGTGTCGCACAACAACAAGTCCATCCGTGACACCTGCGACCGGGTGCTGTGGATCGAGAAGGGCGAACTCCTCATGGACGGACCCACGGACGAGGTCGTGGACGCGTACGAGAGGAGCTGA
- a CDS encoding ABC transporter ATP-binding protein produces MRGNGVGSKTASSQGTGGTTREALRLSSVTKVYEGAGHPVTALDGVSLTLASGTFTSVMGPSGSGKSTLLQCAAGLDRPTEGRVLVAGDELPGGGEAELTRFRRSRIGFVFQHYNLIPYLTVAQNVMLPQRLAGRRARRGEVAAVLARLSIADLADRQPAELSGGQQQRVAIARALVSRPAVLFADEPTGALDTASGRQVLALLRESVQQFGQTVVMVTHDPVAASYADRVLFLADGALVDELPNPDADEVARRMAHLDARAATAAAGRTTGTPPHSAAATVGTRVTGLAPKAVA; encoded by the coding sequence ATGCGCGGCAACGGGGTCGGGTCGAAAACCGCCAGCTCGCAGGGCACAGGAGGAACCACCCGGGAGGCACTGCGCCTCTCATCGGTGACGAAGGTGTACGAAGGCGCGGGTCACCCCGTCACCGCTCTGGACGGCGTCTCGCTCACCCTGGCAAGCGGCACCTTCACCTCGGTGATGGGCCCCTCGGGCTCCGGCAAGAGCACCCTGCTCCAGTGCGCGGCCGGACTGGACCGGCCGACCGAGGGCCGGGTCCTGGTGGCCGGCGACGAACTGCCCGGCGGCGGCGAGGCGGAACTGACCAGGTTCCGCAGGTCCCGGATAGGCTTCGTGTTCCAGCACTACAACCTGATCCCGTACCTGACGGTGGCGCAGAACGTGATGCTGCCGCAGCGGCTGGCGGGTCGACGGGCGCGCCGCGGCGAAGTGGCTGCGGTCCTTGCGCGGCTGAGCATCGCCGACCTCGCCGACCGGCAGCCCGCCGAACTGTCCGGCGGCCAGCAGCAGCGCGTCGCGATCGCCCGGGCCCTGGTCAGCCGCCCGGCGGTGCTCTTCGCCGACGAGCCCACCGGCGCCCTGGACACCGCGAGCGGGCGGCAGGTGCTGGCGCTGCTGCGGGAGAGCGTCCAGCAGTTCGGGCAGACCGTGGTCATGGTCACCCACGACCCGGTCGCCGCGTCGTACGCGGACCGGGTGCTCTTCCTCGCCGACGGCGCGCTGGTGGACGAACTGCCGAACCCGGACGCGGACGAGGTGGCCCGGCGGATGGCGCACCTGGACGCGCGGGCCGCGACGGCCGCCGCCGGCCGGACCACCGGCACCCCTCCCCACTCCGCTGCCGCGACCGTGGGGACCCGCGTGACCGGCCTCGCCCCGAAGGCGGTGGCGTGA
- a CDS encoding FtsX-like permease family protein has protein sequence MATGLARASVRHRRSGFLAGFLSVFLGAAILMAFASMLDTAGGPGVHGTDRTTLTIMAMVVGGWGAIVVASAVGTTLAVASRQRAAELALLRSLGATPGQAVRLVVGEVALVGAAGALLAIPFGYGGGYGLLRILQDTDQVHHGIGYRFGTAALAVGAGGCLLAALAAAWITARRTARRRVRDAQLDAAGGGHRTSRFRLVAGVVLVLAGANCAVLTATVLDGKQLQSQSVAGEGAILSSIGFALLAPVILRAAVAVLGPLLETLGAGGQLGVLGVRRRLQRAATPMMPIVVCTAISVGTLYMQAIWNSAHPVMNADDKSTATLNYVVVGMLAVFAAVMLVNLIVADTSARHREFAQLRLTGATPQQILRLVGAETVLTLVTGVLFGSLAALLSIVPYSLAVTDKAVPDTSPGIYVAVVAGVAVLTLAAGLGSARRTTRVPATAVLRGAVAS, from the coding sequence ATGGCGACCGGACTGGCGCGTGCCTCCGTCCGACACCGGCGCAGCGGCTTCCTGGCGGGCTTCCTCTCCGTCTTCCTCGGCGCGGCGATCCTTATGGCGTTCGCCTCGATGCTCGACACCGCGGGCGGCCCGGGCGTGCACGGCACCGACCGGACCACACTGACGATCATGGCGATGGTGGTCGGCGGCTGGGGCGCGATCGTGGTGGCCTCCGCCGTCGGCACCACCCTGGCGGTCGCCTCCCGGCAGCGCGCCGCCGAACTGGCGCTGCTGCGCAGCCTGGGCGCCACGCCCGGACAGGCGGTGCGGCTGGTGGTGGGCGAGGTGGCACTGGTCGGCGCGGCCGGCGCGCTGCTCGCGATCCCGTTCGGATACGGCGGCGGATACGGACTGCTGCGCATACTCCAGGACACCGACCAGGTGCACCACGGCATCGGCTACCGCTTCGGCACGGCCGCGCTCGCGGTCGGTGCCGGCGGCTGCCTGCTGGCGGCGCTGGCCGCGGCCTGGATCACCGCGCGCCGCACGGCCCGCCGCCGGGTGCGGGACGCCCAGCTCGACGCCGCCGGCGGCGGGCACCGCACCAGCCGGTTCCGCCTGGTCGCCGGAGTGGTGCTGGTCCTGGCCGGTGCGAACTGCGCGGTGCTGACCGCGACCGTGCTCGACGGCAAGCAGCTCCAGAGCCAGTCCGTCGCGGGCGAGGGCGCGATCCTCTCCTCGATCGGCTTCGCGCTGCTGGCACCGGTGATCCTGCGCGCGGCGGTCGCCGTGCTCGGGCCACTGCTGGAAACCCTGGGCGCCGGCGGCCAGCTCGGCGTGCTGGGGGTGCGCCGGCGGCTCCAGCGGGCAGCGACCCCGATGATGCCGATCGTGGTGTGCACGGCGATCTCCGTCGGCACCCTCTACATGCAGGCGATCTGGAATTCCGCGCACCCGGTGATGAACGCCGACGACAAGAGCACCGCGACCCTCAACTACGTGGTGGTCGGCATGCTCGCGGTGTTCGCCGCCGTGATGCTGGTGAACCTGATCGTGGCCGACACCAGCGCGCGGCACCGAGAGTTCGCACAGCTGCGGCTGACCGGAGCGACACCGCAGCAGATCCTCCGGCTGGTCGGTGCGGAGACCGTACTGACGCTGGTCACCGGGGTGCTGTTCGGCTCGCTCGCCGCGCTGCTGTCGATCGTGCCCTACAGTCTGGCCGTGACCGACAAGGCAGTGCCCGACACCTCACCGGGGATCTACGTCGCCGTGGTGGCCGGTGTCGCCGTTCTGACGCTCGCCGCCGGGCTGGGGTCGGCCCGCCGTACCACCCGCGTCCCGGCCACCGCCGTGCTGCGGGGAGCGGTGGCGTCGTGA
- a CDS encoding sensor histidine kinase: MTTDPGALRAGERRRRPGWGALLWWQAAASVPLGLAPTIVWMAGPSHYFWPRWVWFGLGLNLVTQCALRWALDRPPGRSRAFTVQAALSAVYIALDVTVWALSGRGFFWPVFTIPVVTLALLAHAWWLPLARERERELTERVAALRRTRSGVLDVQAAELKRIERDLHDGAQARMVSLAMNLGLAGELLSRDPDAVAELLVEARGTTLTALEELRTVMEGIQPPVLADRGLVGAVEAVALDLALPVEVTADVPGRLEAPVESAVYFAINECLANVVKHSRAAGAWVQLDHRADTLSVVVGDDGVGGAAPGAGTGLSGVARRLEVFDGTVTVDSPPGGPTRVAMEVPCALSSPKTSPSSGTA, encoded by the coding sequence GTGACCACCGACCCCGGTGCGCTCCGGGCGGGCGAGCGGCGGCGCCGGCCCGGCTGGGGTGCGCTGCTGTGGTGGCAGGCGGCGGCCTCCGTGCCCCTCGGACTCGCCCCCACCATCGTGTGGATGGCGGGCCCGTCGCACTACTTCTGGCCGCGCTGGGTGTGGTTCGGCCTGGGGCTGAACCTCGTGACGCAGTGCGCGCTGCGGTGGGCGCTGGACCGGCCACCGGGCCGCAGCCGGGCGTTCACGGTGCAGGCCGCACTGAGCGCCGTGTACATCGCGCTCGACGTCACCGTGTGGGCGCTGTCCGGCCGCGGATTCTTCTGGCCGGTGTTCACCATCCCGGTGGTGACGCTGGCACTGCTCGCGCACGCCTGGTGGTTGCCGCTGGCCCGGGAGCGGGAGCGGGAACTGACCGAGCGGGTCGCCGCGCTGCGCCGTACCCGCAGCGGCGTGCTGGACGTGCAGGCGGCCGAACTCAAGCGGATCGAGCGGGACCTGCACGACGGGGCGCAGGCCCGGATGGTGTCGCTGGCGATGAACCTGGGGTTGGCCGGCGAGTTGCTGTCGCGCGACCCGGACGCCGTGGCCGAACTCCTCGTCGAGGCCCGCGGCACCACCCTGACCGCGCTGGAGGAATTGCGCACCGTCATGGAGGGCATCCAGCCCCCGGTCCTCGCCGACCGGGGCCTGGTCGGCGCGGTCGAGGCGGTCGCGCTCGACCTGGCACTGCCGGTGGAGGTCACCGCCGACGTACCCGGGCGACTCGAAGCGCCGGTCGAGTCGGCGGTCTACTTCGCGATCAACGAATGCCTGGCCAACGTCGTCAAGCACAGCCGGGCCGCCGGCGCGTGGGTCCAACTCGACCACCGCGCCGATACCCTGTCGGTCGTCGTCGGTGACGACGGGGTCGGCGGCGCCGCACCCGGCGCCGGCACGGGGCTGAGCGGGGTGGCCCGCCGGCTGGAAGTCTTCGACGGCACCGTCACAGTGGACAGCCCGCCCGGTGGCCCGACCCGGGTGGCGATGGAGGTACCTTGCGCGTTGTCATCGCCGAAGACCTCGCCCTCCTCCGGGACGGCCTGA
- a CDS encoding response regulator transcription factor, with protein sequence MRVVIAEDLALLRDGLTRLLGAHGFEIAGAVGDPEALAEVLAREKVDVAIVDVRMPPSFTNEGLVAALEARERRPGLPVVVLSQYVEQLYARELLQSGEGAIGYLLKDRVGNVPDFVQTVRQVAGGATVLDPKVVAAMVTRLGGHEPLTRLTPREREVLSLMAQGRSNAGIGSALVITENAVSKHINNIFTKLDLPTAPDDNRRVLAVLQYLRDPGRP encoded by the coding sequence TTGCGCGTTGTCATCGCCGAAGACCTCGCCCTCCTCCGGGACGGCCTGACCCGGCTGCTGGGCGCCCACGGCTTCGAGATCGCCGGAGCCGTAGGCGATCCCGAGGCACTGGCGGAGGTCCTGGCCCGCGAGAAGGTCGACGTCGCGATCGTCGATGTCCGGATGCCGCCGAGCTTCACCAACGAGGGGCTGGTCGCGGCGCTGGAGGCGCGTGAACGGCGCCCCGGCCTGCCGGTGGTCGTGCTGAGCCAGTACGTCGAGCAGCTCTACGCCCGCGAGTTGCTGCAGTCCGGCGAGGGCGCCATCGGCTACCTCCTCAAGGACCGGGTGGGCAACGTCCCGGACTTCGTGCAGACCGTACGACAAGTGGCCGGCGGAGCGACGGTGCTCGACCCCAAGGTGGTGGCCGCGATGGTCACCCGCCTCGGCGGCCACGAACCCCTCACCCGGCTCACCCCCCGTGAACGCGAGGTGCTTTCCCTGATGGCGCAGGGCCGTTCCAACGCCGGGATCGGCTCCGCCCTCGTCATCACCGAGAACGCCGTCAGCAAGCACATCAACAACATCTTCACGAAGCTGGATCTACCGACAGCCCCCGACGACAACCGCCGAGTCCTGGCAGTCCTCCAATACCTCCGCGACCCAGGGCGCCCCTGA